Part of the Ziziphus jujuba cultivar Dongzao chromosome 8, ASM3175591v1 genome is shown below.
CCACCAAATCCTGTGCAGGTATAATGATCAAATatcaatatctatatatatatagcttttccTTCTCCCCTTCAAAGCTTGTTGCTTTTTGctttctttcatattttatatatatatatatatatatatatagatatatgttttTTGCAGTTGACTGTATGCTCTTTTTTCCATTCTCTGTTCCTTATGCCCagttttagttaattttttccattttttgtgtTTCGCCAGTGCTCAGTTTTAGTaaaattgtttcattttttgtgttttgaccATGCTATGATTATCTTCTTTTTGTGTTCCCCCCCTTCCTTCCCCCTCCTTCTCTCTGTGGGGAATTAATATATAAGTGGATGTAGAATCATgtgaaaaaataatacaattaggAAGTATTCGTTCATTTGGTAGCTAAGCTGAAGGCTGACTGATATGAATATTGAAAACCATTCCAAGTTGTAGCAGGGGTTTTTGGTAACCTCTCAGAGGGAATGGAAGCTTAAATGATCAATTGCTATGTACTAATTTTGCAGATATGATGTGAAATTCATTTCCAAAGTTTCTTTTTTAAGGTTCATCACTTACAATGATGTCCCTTTTAATCCAGAAGAATTATTGATTGACAGAATATATGAAATAGACAgttcttttattgttttgttttcaatGTTGCTGTCCTTTGTGTATGTAAGAAATCGTATGTATTCTCGTTTACAAATTGAAAGAATTTACGAAACTCCCCAGACTTCGAATTGACAAACTGAAAATAGATAATATGCTGGTTCAACAATAACATAATTCCAATGCCTCCGACCTAAGATGGAGGTAAATTGCTCCTGGACATCCAATTCCCATGGAAGTGCCACTTGCCATttaatttctttcatatttGCTTCAGTTTGAGAAAACCAGTTaagatatatatttggtttCAAAAGTTATTGAAACCTTTAGTTTTCtggtagtaaaatggaaaaatacaaTCCACATGTTATCTGACTGTCAGGTTCTTTTCCCTTCTATTAAAGTATGACAAATGACAATACTTTATGTCAAATGACAATACTTTCACTTGCCCCAGGAGTTTCACTTAAAACTCAAGAAATGTATGTCATGGTGTTCCTCACTCGGTACATTGACTTGTTCACAACGTACTACTCTTTCTACAACATTTTGATGAAGTTGTTCTTTATCGGAACTTCAGTCGCTATAGTCTGGTACATGAGATTTCATAAAGTGGTGAAGCAAACATACAACAAAGATCAAGATACTTTTAAACATTACTATCTTGTTCTTGCATGCTTTGTGCTAGCGCTTCTGATTCCACATAATTATACCGTAATGGAGGTTCGTAATgttctcaaaattttcttttatgttggAGTTTAGTATTCCTAATTTACTATACATAGTTCATCTGTTAATACCAGCAGTCTCTCATCCTGTTTAAATCTATTTTGCTGGTTTACATACTAAGATTATCAGATTGATGTCTTCTATCTTTTACtttcattttgcattttcaACTCTGATGGTAACCTGACCTCTTTTCATAGGTTTTATGGACATTCTCAATATATCTGGAGGCTGTATTAATCTTACCACAATTGGTATTGCTGCAAACCTCATCCAACATTGACAACTTAACTGTAAACTATGTTTTCTTTCTCGGGTATGCTAAACAATTTCCCTTTCGTTGgtactttatatattttttgtcctGCTTAATTTCAAATGTTGGGCATCCAATAgtgaattttaatatgtgaAAGTGAATTGATAACTTGAATCTTGGAATTTAACGCATACACAGTGTTTTtgcaaaatatttgaacaattttttataaatggATAGCTTTTGATTGTACCATTTTTATTCTGGGCATTCTGAAAGAATACTAATCTACTTTATGTCAATATAAGCATTTCTTGAAGGCAGTCTTacagaaaagtaaaataaatgttAACTTCTCTCTAGTTACTTTAAATGCTCAAGGACACTATTCTTTTCTATGACAATTAAATGTTCATAACCCTGAAGGTGCTAACCTTTTACTAACCGAAATAAgttgtttgatttgattcaaCTTTTTTGGGAAGAACAAGTTCAAAATTCTTGCTCTGTTTCATCGCTGACAATCATAAAAAATACGAGGAACTTATGGCATTGGGATGCTCTATCTCTTTGGGGTTATTGACTTATTGttgttttgaaaaactttgtttGATAATATTACTTGTAGGGCATATCGAGCCTTATATCTTCTCAATTGGATCTATCGTTTCTTCACTGAGCTCCACAGAATTCGATGGATACGTAAGTTCTTTCTTTACCACCCTCAAGTATTGCCTGTGCATTTTTTTAAGTGGATGTTATTAACTAATCAGTCATTTTCGAATGCTGCCGAAACACAGCATGGATTTCAGGCCTGGTTCAGACTGCTTTATATGCTGACTTCTTCTATTACTATATTAAGAGGTACTCTCTTTCTCTACCTGACTAATTTGCTTCATAGAAACTATAGAATAGTTTTGGCTAGAGTATAATGATTCACGAATGTTTCAGTTTCGTGAAAGAGGTCGCATTTGAGTGCTTTCTTACTTGACAATTTGTGTTTGATTTTTGTCAATTTTCAGCTGGAGAAAGCAGGAGGAGCTGAGGATTCCTGCTTGAAATGGATGATTTCTGATGGTTTATGAATTGACTAAATGAAAAGTAGCCACACGCTGTTGTTGCCCAGGTGTTGGGGAAACggaaaatttcaatttctacTTTTAAGAGCACACTTGTTATACGTTATCTTTCACATAAAGAGGGTACAACAACACTTTTTCCcataatatttttagttttgggAACTATTTgtatcttgaatttttttttcaatatataaaggTTTATTTTGTTGATACTAGAATAAATGGTtataatacattttattttagtaaCAACTAAGTTGTTTAGGTAAACCAAACGAAAGTTTATAAGACTTAttacaatgaaaatttttaaaggaAGAAACTAGAAGACAATGTTTAGACACATATGACGTAAAACTTTATTAGACAGATGACTATGCCTGTGCTGCCAATCTTGAAGTGTGATGTAAGTAAACGAGTAAGCAATAGGAGATGATGGAACCACTGTTGGCCATTTATACACTCCATTGTTAAATGGACCTATGAGAAGTATTGAACCCATCTTGAGATCTTTCACAAGAAAGCAAGAAGGTAAGAACTCAATAgaagcattattatttttacagaattctaaaacataaagTAAATTATGGGTCATTTGAGGAATACAAAGAACATTGGATAGATTAAAAGTATGAGATTTTGAAGGTAAAGTTGTGGAGCCAATATGAGTAATTGAAAGCTTTGTACCATTGTCGATAGCTATTTCATCAGTACTGTCACATCCAAAATGAAGTGAAAGAGTCTGAAGATCTTGTGCTACATGATGAGAGGCTTAAGATTCAAGGAGCCAAGGTTGagaatgattttgattttgaggagTTGGCCCTAAGATTTGTAAGAAAAATAGGAACAAAGAAAGTGTAGGAAAGTgcgagaaaatgaaagaaaagatgagaaaattgagaagaaatttTGTATTACTCAAAGATTGAAAGATAGAATAATACATTCCTTTATCGTTTTGGTATATTATATACCAGAAACAAACACACTACTTCTTACTTTACTGACACGTCACTAAGCCTAACAACTTAACAAAACAAGAACAAGCCCGCTGTAACTTCTTCTTTTGATGTGGCAAACTGTATAACTGCTTCAGTTAGTTTGTATGAAGCTAAAACAAATCTGACGTGGCAGCCTGCCTTTAAATCTTCAATACTCCCCCCTCAAGCTATAGTTACTTTAGTGACTTAGCTTGACAAAACAATACTGCAAAAAACTGGACATGAAAAAATCTGTATAATCCTGCAGCactgaattttgaaaattgtaaCATAATATTGGCGACAACAGAACCAAATTCAATCTTTCTGACCCTGCAGTAGTTGAAACACAATACTAGAGATAACAGGACTAATTTCAACAGAAAACACCTTATCACAGTAAATTTGACTTCAACAGAAAACACATTATCATAGTAAATTTGACATCATAGAGCAAGGAACCTCACAGACTTTCAACTTGGTCCTTAAAAACTGAAACCGTGAAGTCCCTAAAGATTTGGTAAAGATGTCAGCAATCTGCTCTTTAGATGGAACATATCTTATCTCAACTTCACCTTCTAAAACTTTATCCCTCATAAAGTGCACATCTATTTCAATGTGTTTGACTCGAGCATGGTGAACAGGATTTGCAGCCAGTAATGTTGCACCAAGATTGTCACTCCAAATAACTGGTTTTGGAAACAAGAAGTTGAGCTCCCTTGTGAGATTTTTAAGTCAACACAACTCAGCTGTGACAGGAGCTAAAGCTTTGTATTCAGCTTCAGTACTAGATCCTGCAACCACATGCTGTTTCTTAGCACTCAAGATATCAAACTTGCTCCCAAAAGTATATAATATCCACTGGTGGACTTTTTGTCATTGGGATTGCTGGCCCAATCTGAATCAGCAAAAGCATGAAGAACTAAATCATTTGAAGCTTGTAATGGAAGACCAACCTGAATAGTACCTTTCAGATATCTTAATATTCTTTTACAAGCCTCCCAATGAATAGTAGTAGGAGAATGAAGAAATTGACTCAATTTATTAACAGAAAAGCAATTTCTGGCCTGGTCAAAGTCAGAT
Proteins encoded:
- the LOC107414854 gene encoding ER lumen protein-retaining receptor, which encodes MNLFRLAGDMTHLLSIVVLFRKIRTTKSCAGVSLKTQEMYVMVFLTRYIDLFTTYYSFYNILMKLFFIGTSVAIVWYMRFHKVVKQTYNKDQDTFKHYYLVLACFVLALLIPHNYTVMEVLWTFSIYLEAVLILPQLVLLQTSSNIDNLTVNYVFFLGAYRALYLLNWIYRFFTELHRIRWIPWISGLVQTALYADFFYYYIKSWRKQEELRIPA